The nucleotide window AAATAGAGACTGATCGTGCCATTCACAAAAACAGGAGTCTGAGAAGATTTCTTAAGCTCTGCATCTCATTTTGCTTACAGGAGTCTAGGGAAACATTCAGACACGGGGACCAATTTCATTTCCAGTGGTTTAAAAATGAGACGGTCGCTGCGTTTTCAGTGGGAGGGGGCTGGTTAAGCACATTGCGATTCAGCCGCTGGGTGTTAGGTATCTGCGCTTGTTAGAATTCTCTGGTTGCATGAAACGGAAATAAAGCTGGCGCTCGCTTAAGCAAACCACCAAAAGACGAGTCCATGGCTTCATGGGAGGAGACTTCAGGAAGGGTGGGGCTGACCTCGGAAGTTCCCGGGCCTAGGAAGGTCATTGCATGAGGGCCTTCAGACTCAGGTGTCGCATCCCTCTTTCTGGGTGGCGGCGTCATCCTCCTGGCTTTGTTCCCAAACCAAGACTCTCGTTCTTAGAGTTGTATGACTCAACAGGAAAGAGCTAATCTGTTCTCTGTTTGTTGGAGTCTAGAAATCATGGAGAAGGACTCTTAATTGGCCCGTTGTGAGCCACAACCCCCTTTCTGGAGAATGAGATGTAATACAGTGATCAGCTCTGACAGGCATTTGGGGGAAGAAACAGGCAGTGGTGGAATGGATGCTAAAGCCACTATAACAGCCATTAAAAGGCGTATTTTGGGACATGCTTGACTATTTAGGAGATGGTCTTAACGTAATATTTAAAAAGTTCTAATTAAAGTGCAATATGTGATGTAACACCACACTTAAGCAGTACTATATTCATCAGTATACACAACATCTG belongs to Peromyscus maniculatus bairdii isolate BWxNUB_F1_BW_parent chromosome 12, HU_Pman_BW_mat_3.1, whole genome shotgun sequence and includes:
- the Plaat1 gene encoding phospholipase A and acyltransferase 1 isoform X2 encodes the protein MAFRDCFSLAYPHNPRPADLIEVFRPGYQHWALYLGDGYVINIAPVAKDTVRAVSRGGDSEMNTSLSVEIETDRAIHKNRSLRRFLKLCISFCLQESRETFRHGDQFHFQWFKNETVAAFSVGGGWLSTLRFSRWVLGICAC